From a single Ciconia boyciana chromosome 4, ASM3463844v1, whole genome shotgun sequence genomic region:
- the LOC140650798 gene encoding uncharacterized protein C9orf40 homolog encodes MAKRRAEVLMDHAPFKSLLCEPPLLLSRAVALERSPRSEETSVSRAVPKRKLEKVEAPPGKRPGLGGSSLWGKQDDVGDRWRGGPAESQGERTAEGGAGGRGKEWGADQQEEFCQYNSFLYWRAPLPTIDLSDIQDLDGEAAPGAKTSSRTDTTETEMES; translated from the exons ATGGCCAAGCGACGTGCGGAGGTGTTAATGGATCACGCGCCCTTCAAGAGTCTCTTGTGCGAGCCGCCGCTGTTGCTGTCCCGTGCTGTCGCGCTTGAGAGATCCCCTCGGAGTGAAGAGACGAGCGTTAGCCGTGCAGTCCCGAAGCGGAAGCTGGAGAAGGTTGAGGCGCCGCCGGGCAAGCGGCCTGGACTGGGGGGAAGCAGTCTCTGGGGAAAGCAGGATGACGTGGGGGACAGGTGGCGCGGCGGGCCCGCGGAGTCTCAGGGCGAGCGGACGGCAGAGGGAGGCGCTGGTGGCCGGGGCAAAGAGTGGGGTGCCGACCAG CAAGAAGAATTTTGTCAATATAACTCATTCCTGTATTGGAGAGCACCATTGCCTACTATTGATTTGTCTGACATTCAGGACTTAGATGGAGAGGCTGCACCAGGAGCTAAAACTTCTTCAAGGACTGATACCACAGAGACTGAAATGGAGTCCTGA